A window from Chiroxiphia lanceolata isolate bChiLan1 chromosome 3, bChiLan1.pri, whole genome shotgun sequence encodes these proteins:
- the CALHM4 gene encoding calcium homeostasis modulator protein 4 yields the protein MTFLPKWLTFLKGKEVVIANAIIAILTIGGQQLFSFFTFSCPCHVGQNLIYGLAFLGVPALILLIVGYALNNQTWRLVTGKRSHFEKVTNRLLKCKLICFVLCSITGRALVAPVTWLAVTLINGSYYVCAVSEYVPTYYYGANPNVTASEHRRILATFPCSQLVPPEMTRARDEVILLLRYQSQVAGWLLIAVVVITVFLSYCLASCFSPLSFLHLRYWSSYVHNEQELFDEATEQHSRLYAMQHVRKFFGFVPGSENVKEIRIPSLREWQAISGLAFLKQVDEEHYDYSLLHDWALKERANGKYLKTDEDPLIKTQL from the exons ATGACTTTCCTTCCAAAGTGGTTAACTTTTCTGAAAGGCAAAGAAGTTGTTATTGCTAATGCTATAATTGCAATACTGACAATTGGTGGgcagcagcttttctcttttttcacgTTCAGCTGTCCCTGTCACGTTGGACAGAACCTTATTTATGGGCTGGCTTTCCTAGGAGTTCCTGCACTGATCCTTCTGATTGTTGGCTATGCCCTGAATAACCAGACTTGGAGGCTGGTTACAGGCAAAAGATCTCATTTTGAGAAGGTGACTAACCGGTTACTGAAATGCAAATTGATCTGCTTTGTTCTGTGTAGCATCACTGGGAGAGCACTGGTTGCTCCAGTAACATGGCTAGCAGTCACCCTGATAAATGGCTCATATTATGTCTGTGCTGTGAGTGAGTATGTCCCCACGTATTATTATGGAGCTAATCCTAATGTTACTGCTAGTGAACACAGAAGGATACTGGCTACGTTTCCATGCAGTCAGTTAGTTCCACCAGAGATGACTCGGGCAAGAGATGAAGTGATTCTCCTACTCCGATACCAGTCACAA gtGGCTGGCTGGCTTCTGATTGCTGTGGTAGTCATCACTGTCTTCCTGTCTTACTGCCTGGCAAGCTGTTTCTCCCCACTCAGCTTTCTACACCTCAGATACTGGAGCAGCTATGTCCACAATGAGCAGGAGCTCTTTGATGAGGCAACGGAGCAGCACTCCAGGCTCTACGCCATGCAGCATGTAAGGAAGTTTTTTGGCTTTGTCCCAGGAAGtgaaaatgtaaaggaaatTCGCATCCCATCTCTCAGAGAGTGGCAAGCCATTTCTGGACTGGCCTTTCTAAAACAAGTGGATGAGGAGCACTATGATTATAGTCTCCTCCATGACTGGGCACTCAAGGAACGtgcaaatggaaaatacttGAAGACTGATGAAGACCCTTTGatcaaaacacagctctga